The following proteins are co-located in the Vigna angularis cultivar LongXiaoDou No.4 chromosome 2, ASM1680809v1, whole genome shotgun sequence genome:
- the LOC108329286 gene encoding uncharacterized protein LOC108329286 → MSTMKRNLKDQEHYLHSSWTIAKLITSFFLLVSISYLFYSLGFITHSHDCPPKKPYPLSTTTHVSNSTTAPPQPQHTAKPSEKTNISHIVFGIAASSRLWRQRKEYIKLWWRPNETRGIVWLDQEVKSEPGDETLLPTLRISSDVSKFKVKNPREELGVRISRIVSETVRLGMENVRWFVMGDDDTFFVTENLVKVLQKYDHKQFYYIGANSESHLQNIHFSYNMAYGGGGFAISYPLAVALERMQDQCLQRYPALFGSDDRIQACMAELGVPLTKEIGFHQFDVYGSVFGLLAAHPVIPLVSMHHLDVVEPIFPNVNRVEALQKLIGPMRLDSYGLMQQSICYDRARHWTVSVSWGYAVQIFRGIFLARDMEMPGRTFLNWIRRADYTGFPFNTRPFSRNACLKPFVFYLDNAIYDGVADETVSDYVRVQPNPDCRWKMPDPTQISMIRVYKKLDSHLWDKSPRRNCCRFRPTEEEGSMVIEVGECRKDEFAN, encoded by the exons ATGTCCACCATGAAAAGAAACCTCAAGGATCAAGAACACTACCTCCACTCTTCATGGACCATAGCAAAACTAATCacctccttcttcctcttggttTCCATCTCCTACCTCTTTTACTCCCTCGGATTCATCACTCATTCACACGATTGTCCTCCAAAAAAGCCTTACCCTCTTTCCACAACCACACACGTTTCCAACAGCACCACCGCTCCTCCACAACCTCAGCACACAGCAAAACCCTCTGAGAAAACCAACATTTCACACATAGTGTTTGGCATAGCAGCGTCTTCCAGGCTCTGGAGGCAAAGAAAAGAGTACATAAAGCTATGGTGGAGGCCAAACGAGACAAGGGGAATAGTGTGGCTAGACCAAGAAGTGAAAAGTGAACCTGGTGATGAGACCCTCTTACCAACATTGAGAATATCGAGTGATGTCTCAAAGTTCAAGGTGAAGAATCCACGTGAGGAGCTGGGGGTTCGTATATCTCGAATTGTGTCGGAGACAGTGAGGCTTGGGATGGAGAATGTGAGGTGGTTCGTGATGGGAGATGATGACACTTTCTTTGTGACTGAGAATTTGGTGAAGGTGTTGCAGAAGTATGATCACAAGCAGTTCTATTACATAGGGGCCAATTCAGAGAGCCACTTGCAGAACATTCACTTTTCCTATAACATGGCTTATGGGGGTGGAGGTTTTGCCATAAGTTACCCTTTGGCTGTGGCATTGGAGAGAATGCAGGACCAGTGCCTCCAGAGATACCCTGCATTGTTCGGCTCAGATGATAGGATCCAGGCTTGTATGGCAGAGCTTGGTGTCCCTCTCACCAAGGAAATTGGCTTTCACCAG TTTGATGTATATGGCAGCGTGTTTGGGCTCTTAGCAGCACATCCCGTTATACCTTTAGTTTCGATGCATCACTTGGACGTGGTTGAGCCCATATTCCCGAACGTGAACCGTGTGGAGGCCCTACAGAAGCTTATTGGGCCCATGAGACTGGACTCGTATGGGCTCATGCAGCAATCCATATGCTACGACAGAGCCCGGCACTGGACCGTTTCCGTTTCATGGGGTTATGCGGTTCAAATATTCCGGGGCATTTTCTTGGCCCGGGACATGGAGATGCCTGGCAGAACCTTTCTGAATTGGATCCGGCGGGCGGATTATACCGGATTTCCATTCAACACGCGCCCTTTCAGCCGGAATGCTTGCCTGAAACCTTTTGTTTTCTACTTGGATAATGCCATCTACGATGGGGTTGCTGATGAGACTGTCAGTGACTATGTTCGGGTCCAGCCCAACCCGGATTGCAGGTGGAAAATGCCAGATCCGACCCAAATCTCAATGATTAGGGTTTATAAGAAACTCGATTCGCATTTGTGGGACAAG TCTCCGAGGAGAAATTGTTGCAGGTTTCGACCAACAGAGGAGGAAGGAAGTATGGTGATTGAAGTGGGAGAATGCAGAAAAGATGAATTTGCTAATTAA
- the LOC108329362 gene encoding protein BPS1, chloroplastic, whose protein sequence is MSRAQDANRSFFPFGNPFRMISPKGSKVSHQLLLVLQAFEATFEERLTRLIPESKDEILSLSWMTLAMRLLCESHSDIKTLTTELELPVNDWDAKWIDVYFDISMKLLDICNAFSSELSRMSQGQLLLQCALHNLGSSSSEQYDRACSSFDGWKQHISSGNPRIEKCGSILDGLLGSLDLPKVKKSAKGKVLVQAMYGVKVLTVFVCSVFAAAFSGSTKNMLDLDVADVYSWAPTFKRLQNLVNEEIRVRFSCGRFAVLNELESVDSSLKELYPIIRGVVDPTEMKLLPEIVGQLGRSSGNLSQGLDLLAKEVDSFFQVVLTGRDALLSNLRSGATVIHSNVGVTEMQR, encoded by the coding sequence ATGAGTCGTGCCCAGGATGCAAACCGATCATTCTTCCCTTTTGGAAATCCTTTTAGGATGATATCCCCTAAAGGCTCTAAAGTTTCTCATCAGCTTTTGTTAGTATTACAAGCTTTCGAAGCAACTTTTGAAGAGAGGCTGACAAGGCTTATTCCCGAGAGCAAGGATGAGATCCTTAGTTTGTCTTGGATGACTTTGGCGATGCGGTTACTCTGCGAGAGTCACAGTGACATTAAAACCCTCACAACAGAGCTTGAGCTTCCTGTTAATGATTGGGATGCGAAATGGATAGATGTGTACTTTGACATTAGCATGAAGTTGCTGGATATATGCAATGCATTCAGCTCCGAATTATCACGAATGAGTCAGGGTCAACTTTTACTTCAGTGTGCGTTGCACAATTTAGGTTCCTCCTCTTCAGAGCAGTATGATCGGGCATGTTCTTCATTTGATGGTTGGAAGCAGCATATTAGTTCAGGAAACCCTAGGATTGAGAAATGTGGAAGCATTTTGGATGGTCTTCTGGGGTCACTTGATCTTCCTAAGGTTAAAAAGTCTGCAAAAGGAAAGGTTTTGGTGCAAGCTATGTATGGAGTCAAGGTTCTCACAGTATTTGTATGCAGTGTGTTTGCTGCAGCCTTTTCAGGGTCTACAAAGAATATGTTGGACTTGGACGTGGCCGATGTATATTCTTGGGCTCCGACCTTTAAAAGGTTGCAAAATCTTGTAAATGAGGAAATTAGAGTTAGGTTTTCGTGTGGAAGATTTGCTGTGTTGAATGAGTTGGAATCTGTTGATTCCTCTTTAAAGGAATTGTATCCTATTATCCGGGGTGTTGTAGATCCCACTGAGATGAAATTGCTTCCGGAGATTGTTGGGCAATTAGGTAGATCATCGGGGAATCTTTCGCAGGGACTAGATCTTCTTGCAAAGGAAGTTGATAGCTTTTTCCAAGTGGTTTTGACCGGTCGTGATGCCTTGCTATCAAATCTGAGGTCGGGTGCTACTGTCATTCACAGCAACGTCGGTGTAACGGAAATGCAGAGATAG
- the LOC108327704 gene encoding probable polygalacturonase codes for MELLWKTHMRMIRTVFALLLIALLSSERVESRKAKVVTTSLEYNAINCRAHSASLTDFGGVGDGKTSNTKAFQSAISQLSQYASEGGSQLYVPAGKWLTGSFSLTSHFTLYLDKDAVLLASQDITEWPVLEPLPSYGRGRDAPAGRFTSLIFGTNLTDVIVTGENGTIDGQGEFWWQQFHRKKLKYTRPYLIELMFSDNIQISNLTLLNSPSWNVHPVYSSNIIVQGITIFAPVTSPNTDGINPDSCTNVRIEDCYIVSGDDCVAVKSGWDEYGIKFGWPTKQLVIRRLTCISPYSATIALGSEMSGGIQDVRAEDITAIQTESGVRIKTAVGRGGFVKDIYVKRMTLHTMKWAFKMTGDYNSHADSHYDPNALPEIKNINYRDVVADNVTIAARFQGISNDPFTGICIANVTLRMAAKAKKQPWTCTDIEGMTSGVNPPPCGLLPDQGPEKITACDFPADSLPIDMLELKKCSTSMTYVGDKWLF; via the exons ATGGAGCTGTTGTGGAAAACTCATATGAGG ATGATTAGAACAGTTTTTGCTCTCCTTTTGATTGCACTATTAAGTTCAGAGAGAGTAGAGAGCAGAAAAGCCAAAGTTGTGACCACTTCCTTAGAGTACAACGCTATCAACTGCAGAGCTCATAGTGCTTCATTGACTGATTTTGGTGGTGTTGGGGATGGAAAAACATCCAACACAAAGGCATTTCAATCAGCAATAAGTCAGCTGAGTCAGTATGCTTCTGAAGGAGGTTCTCAACTCTATGTTCCTGCAGGAAAATGGCTCACCGGTAGCTTCAGTCTCACCAGTCACTTCACCCTCTATCTGGACAAAGATGCCGTTCTCCTTGCTTCTCAG GATATTACTGAATGGCCTGTGCTTGAACCACTCCCTTCATACGGCAGAGGAAGAGACGCACCAGCAGGAAGATTCACAAGCCTCATATTTGGAACAAACCTCACTGATGTTATTGTCACAG GAGAAAATGGCACCATAGATGGTCAGGGTGAGTTTTGGTGGCAGCAATTTCACAGAAAAAAGTTGAAGTACACTCGTCCATACCTGATTGAATTGATGTTCTCAGACAATATTCAAATCTCAAATTTAACACTCCTCAATTCCCCATCATGGAATGTTCATCCAGTTTATAGCAG CAACATTATTGTGCAAGGCATCACCATTTTTGCTCCTGTCACATCTCCAAACACTGATGGCATCAACCCAG ATTCTTGCACAAATGTAAGAATTGAAGATTGCTACATAGTTTCTGGGGATGACTGTGTGGCTGTGAAGAGTGGATGGGATGAGTATGGCATAAAATTTGGGTGGCCAACAAAACAGCTAGTGATAAGAAGGTTAACATGCATTTCACCATACAGTGCAACCATTGCCTTGGGAAGTGAGATGTCAGGTGGTATACAAGATGTGAGAGCTGAGGACATCACAGCCATCCAAACTGAATCAGGGGTAAGAATCAAGACAGCAGTGGGAAGAGGAGGTTTTGTGAAGGACATATATGTGAAGAGAATGACCTTGCATACTATGAAATGGGCATTTAAGATGACTGGTGACTATAACTCTCATGCTGATAGCCACTATGACCCTAATGCCTTGCCTGAGATAAAAAACATCAACTACAGAGATGTTGTGGCTGATAATGTAACCATAGCTGCTAGGTTTCAAGGAATCTCCAATGATCCATTTACAGGAATCTGCATTGCCAATGTGACTCTAAGGATGGCAGCTAAGGCCAAAAAGCAGCCTTGGACCTGCACAGATATTGAAGGGATGACAAGTGGGGTGAATCCTCCACCTTGTGGTTTGTTACCTGATCAGGGGCCAGAGAAGATCACAGCATGTGATTTTCCAGCAGATAGTCTTCCTATTGACATGCTGGAACTCAAGAAATGTAGTACCAGCATGACATATGTTGGAGATAAGTGGTTGTTTTAG
- the LOC108327206 gene encoding U-box domain-containing protein 15, giving the protein MAMGNDSDESTLSDEEYDPVEEVQRVIESVVQFGDYRRTQRRECHNLVRRFKLMLPILEELRDIPQPFTKNGVAWLVKFKEALLFAKDLLQLCNQGSKIYLSLETETIMATFQKVYEKLSQAFGGVPCEEMGISDEVKEQLELMHVQLKRARRRTDTQDIELAMDMMVVFSDEDDRNSDSAIIERLAKKLELHSVEELNIETMAIRQLAEERKGQQIESTTRIINLLNKFKRVAGMPETTVLDDPVAPKMLERSTSLVIPHEFLCPITLEIMTDPVIIASGQTFEKESIEKWFEANHNTCPKTRQPLQHMSLAPNCALRNLIEEWCVNNNFKLPKKYDSAKESCPGKEEIPCLVDGLGSIHLEEQRKAVEKIRMLSKENAENRVLVAECGGIPPLVQLLSYPDSKIQEHAVTALLNLSIDEGNKRLISSEGAIPAIIEVLENGSCVAKENSAATLFSLSMLDEIKEIVGQSNGLPPLVNLLKNGTVRGKKDAITALFNLSLNQANKGRAIRAGIVAPLVQLLKDVNLGLIDEALSILLLLVSNSEGRQEIGQLSFIEILVQFMREGSPKNKECAASVLLELCLNNSSFILAALQFGVYEHLIEIKQNGTNRAQRKAMAILELITKSEQI; this is encoded by the exons ATGGCGATGGGGAACGACTCGGACGAGTCGACTTTGTCAGATGAGGAGTATGACCCGGTGGAGGAGGTGCAGCGAGTCATCGAATCGGTGGTTCAGTTCGGGGACTACCGGAGGACGCAGCGGAGGGAGTGCCACAACCTCGTGCGCCGTTTCAAGCTCATGTTGCCGATCTTGGAAGAGCTTCGCGACATCCCACAACCCTTTACGAAAAACGGCGTCGCTTGGTTAGTCAAATTCAAGGAGGCGCTATTGTTCGCCAAGGATTTGTTGCAACTGTGCAACCAAGGAAGCAAGATTTACCTC TCTTTGGAGACAGAGACGATAATGGCCACGTTTCAGAAAGTGTATGAAAAATTAAGCCAAGCGTTTGGTGGCGTGCCTTGTGAGGAAATGGGCATCTCGGATGAAGTCAAAGAGCAG CTTGAGCTAATGCACGTGCAACTGAAGCGAGCGAGGAGAAGAACTGATACACAGGACATAGAACTTGCGATGGATATGATGGTAGTGTTCTCTGACGAGGATGATAGAAATTCTGACAGTGCTATAATCGAGAGGCTGGCAAAAAAGTTGGAGCTTCATAGTGTTGAGGAACTTAACATAGAAACAATGGCCATCAGGCAACTtgcagaagaaagaaaagggcAACAGATTGAAAGTACTACGCGAATAATCAATCTTCTCAACAAATTCAAACGCGTTGCAGGCATGCCAGAAACCACTGTCCTTGACGATCCTGTCGCACCCAAGATGCTAGAGAGGTCCACCTCTTTGGTCATCCCACACGAGTTTCTCTGCCCAATAACACTAGAAATCATGACAGATCCTGTTATCATAGCAAGTGGACAG ACATTTGAAAAGGAAAGCATAGAGAAGTGGTTCGAAGCCAACCACAACACATGCCCAAAGACTAGGCAACCTTTGCAGCACATGTCATTGGCACCAAACTGCGCATTGAGAAATTTGATCGAAGAATGGTGTGTGAACAACAACTTCAAGCTTCCCAAAAAGTACGATTCAGCAAAAGAAAGTTGTCCAGGCAAAGAGGAAATTCCTTGTTTGGTTGACGGCTTAGGGTCCATTCATTTAGAAGAGCAGAGAAAAGCAGTGGAGAAGATACGTATGTTGTCAAAGGAGAATGCTGAGAACAGGGTGTTGGTTGCTGAATGTGGAGGAATACCACCACTAGTGCAACTACTGTCGTATCCAGATTCAAAAATACAAGAGCATGCTGTGACAGCACTTTTGAACCTATCAATTGATGAGGGTAACAAGAGACTTATATCATCAGAAGGTGCGATTCCAGCCATCATAGAAGTTTTGGAGAATGGAAGTTGTGTGGCTAAGGAAAACTCAGCAGCAACTTTATTTAGCTTGTCAATGCTTGATGAGATTAAAGAGATTGTTGGTCAATCAAATGGGTTGCCACCTTTGGTGAATTTGTTGAAGAATGGAACAGTTAGAGGGAAGAAAGATGCTATCACAGCTCTTTTCAACTTATCACTGAACCAAGCAAACAAAGGTAGGGCCATTAGGGCTGGCATTGTAGCACCTTTGGTTCAGTTGCTGAAGGACGTAAACTTAGGGTTGATTGATGAGGCTCTCTCCATTCTGTTACTCCTTGTCTCAAATTCAGAAGGAAGACAAGAGATTGGACAACTTAGTTTCATCGAAATTCTTGTTCAGTTCATGCGAGAAGGAAGTCCGAAGAACAAGGAATGTGCAGCCTCAGTTCTTCTTGAGTTGTGCTTAAATAACTCATCCTTCATATTGGCAGCACTTCAGTTTGGAGTGTATGAACATTTGAtagaaatcaaacaaaatggaaCAAATAGAGCACAGAGGAAAGCAATGGCAATCTTAGAACTCATAACCAAGAGCGAGCAGATTtaa